The Tachyglossus aculeatus isolate mTacAcu1 chromosome 4, mTacAcu1.pri, whole genome shotgun sequence genome contains a region encoding:
- the KCNV1 gene encoding potassium voltage-gated channel subfamily V member 1, which produces MEEPLFGAHEIWQDSDSLTSLESNVFCSEEEAESLGLDGGPSLDCFIVNVGGSRFVLSQRVLSCFPDTRLGKLAVVVSSRRPPGAPAPASTLELCDDANPVDNEYFFDRNSQAFRYILHYYQTGRLHVMEQLCALSFLQEIQYWGIDELSIDSCCRDRYFRRKELSETLDFKTDTDDQESQHESEQDFSQGPCPNSRQRLWDILEKPRSSTAARIFGTISIIFVIMSIANMALMSTDFGWLNPELLEGLEYLCITWFTGEFALRLLCVRERCHFLRKVANVIDLLAILPFYITLLVENLSEGETTQELENVGRIVQVLRLLRALRMLKLGRHSAGLRSLGITITQCYEEVGLLLLFLSVGISIFSTVEYFVEQSIPDTTFTSVPWAWWWATTSMTTVGYGDIRPDTTTGKIVAFMCILSGILVLALPIAIINDRFSACYFTLKLKEAAVRQREALKKLTKNIATDSNISVNLRDVYARSIMEILRLKGRERASTRSSGGDDFWF; this is translated from the exons ATGGAGGAACCTCTATTTGGGGCCCATGAAATCTGGCAGGACAGCGACTCCCTGACCTCCTTGGAATCCAACGTCTTCTGCAGCGAGGAGGAAGCGGAGTCGCTGGGTCTGGATGGTGGCCCTTCCTTGGACTGTTTCATCGTCAATGTGGGTGGCAGCCGCTTCGTCCTGTCCCAGCGCGTGCTGTCCTGCTTCCCGGACACACGGCTGGGCAAGCTGGCCGTGGTGGTGTCGTCCCGCCGCCCTCCGGGAGCCCCGGCCCCTGCCTCCACCCTGGAGCTCTGCGACGACGCCAACCCGGTGGACAACGAGTACTTCTTCGACCGCAACTCCCAGGCCTTCCGCTACATCCTGCACTACTACCAGACTGGACGCCTGCACGTCATGGAACAGCTGTGCGCCCTCTCTTTCCTGCAGGAGATCCAATACTGGGGCATCGATGAACTGAGCATCGATTCCTGCTGCAGGGACAG GTACTTCAGGAGGAAAGAGCTAAGTGAGACTCTAGACTTCAAAACTGACACAGATGACCAGGAGAGTCAGCATGAAAGTGAGCAGGATTTCTCTCAGGGGCCCTGCCCTAATTCAAGGCAGAGACTTTGGGATATCTTGGAGAAACCCAGGTCTTCGACTGCTGCCAGGATTTTTGGCACCATATCCATCATCTTTGTGATTATGTCCATCGCCAACATGGCCTTAATGTCAACAGATTTTGGCTGGTTAAATCCTGAGCTCCTGGAAGGTCTAGAGTACCTGTGCATTACCTGGTTTACTGGAGAATTTGCCTTGCGCTTGCTGTGTGTACGAGAGCGATGTCATTTTCTAAGGAAAGTGGCCAACGTCATCGACCTTCTGGCTATTcttcctttctacatcaccctgctGGTGGAGAACCTGAGTGAAGGTGAGACTACACAAGAGCTGGAAAACGTGGGTCGCATCGTACAGGTCTTGAGACTGCTCAGGGCTCTGCGTATGTTAAAGTTGGGCAGACACTCAGCAG GGTTACGATCTCTTGGGATTACCATCACCCAATGCTATGAAGAAGTTGGTCTGCTGCTGCTTTTCCTTTCTGTAGGAATTTCTATATTTTCAACTGTGGAATATTTTGTGGAACAGAGTATTCCTGATACAACTTTCACAAGCGTGCCCTGGGCATGGTGGTGGGCAACAACTTCTATGACAACTGTTGGTTATGGTGACATTAGACCAGACACTACCACGGGTAAAATAGTGGCCTTCATGTGTATACTATCAGGGATACTAGTGTTAGCCTTGCCTATTGCTATAATAAATGATCGTTTCTCTGCCTGTTATTTCACTTTGAAGCTAAAAGAAGCAGCTGTTCGGCAAAGGGAAGCTTTGAAGAAACTCACAAAAAATATAGCCACGGACTCAAATATTAGTGTTAACTTGCGAGATGTATATGCACGAAGTATCATGGAAATCCTGCGGTtaaaaggcagagaaagagcaaGTACTAGAAGTAGTGGTGGAGATGATTTTTGGTTTTGA